AAATTAGAACATTTGTGATTTGCAGCCTAATCATACACTTTTAGAACTAGTGTGTTAAATTTAATACATGAATGTATTaactaaatgactaaattactaaactaaattacacaataaattacacaataatctatatttttaatgcaattCTGTGTGGAAAAACACATTCATGTGTTAAAAATACCCAGTATTGTGTTACAAATACATATTACTGTTGTACTTGTATAaattttaacacaaagttgtgttgtccttgaCCAAACTCAGAATTAGTTCTAAGAGTGTAAGTAAATGTAGGCCTATTTATTTTACCTCATGTTTAATGCCTGCATTGAAAATGTGCAGTAAATATTGTTATTTAAATCTAGTACTTTGTTTATTAGctatacataaacacaaactACATATGCCCATGAATCATAGCACAAGTTAGACATTTTAATGGTCTGGACCTTTGGGGGGAGAAAATTTGAGTTCAAAGAGGTCCATTGATTCTAATTGTGCACCCCTGCTCTATACAATAGCAACCCACTTATGAAATCCTGTGTTTCAAGACTAATTTTATAAGGTTTACATTTATACAATGATTTTTTCCCTATTATTTTGTAGGTGCAGTCCAGATTTTTCAAATGCAGTTTTTGCCTGCGAAGAAAACGGTCCTGACTGATATACTATACAAACTCGATTACTATGTTTACCGTGAGGGGGGGGCGGGAAGAAAACCGCAATTTAATTACATGAAAACATAAGACTGTAAGAGACCACAATGAGCTTACTTAATAAATAGGGGAAATCAATTATGTTTTCACTTTATCTGGTGGGTATTGCCCTGGGGAGAAATACTTCCTACATCTTTACAAGATTATGTGGATTATTTGATGTGGAAATCCTGTTACGCCACACAGAGCTTTTCCCATTTATTTAGCGTTCCTCTCAGAGTCCcgtctttttttttgtgttccaGCGGAAATCCTCCATGCCAACGAGAAACTGACCTCGGTGGTGAATCTATACCAAGAGCTGGTTAAAAGCAGAGAGGTTAATGGACACGGTGTTGTCGAACACTCTGACCACAAAGCCAAAGGTACTGTAATGTTGTGTGTAGTTTCTTTGTAAGCCCATGATTTACACAAAAAAGATGACTCTAGGAAAGTCTAGTTGAAATGCGTCTCATCAAATCCTGAGCCCGTTTCCAGCTCACGGTCTTGATTTTAAAGAAGCTAAGCAATTCATGTAAGTGTGTAATATCCAAAGCTGAAGCTAGCTTCTGAGGTTGAGATGTTTTGCACAGCATCAGTGGCGATGCACATGTTAGATATTCTAGTGATGACTGTGTTCAGCTTTCTGGTGCTTTAAACACGCACATCCCTGTGAGGCCAACGACTGAGGTATACTCTGGTGAATTATCGAGCGTGCGTAATCTCTTTGAGTCAAAGAAGAAGCGCTTTTCAATGTCTTTAATTCTGCCCTTTTTCTGGTTAAGATTTTCCCGTCTGCTGTGAAAGTTTGTCTGCTTTATTCCTTTTTTGGCAATTTGaatgcctgcctgcctgtgttTGGGTCCTGTGAGAACACCGCAGTGAAATAATCGTGCATCATTTATCACATAAATAACGCTGCAATCAGCTCTTTATAGTCCGCTTTTAAAATAATCTCTCCTCATCGTGTTGCCATCCACAGATCCGCAGAGCCCCAAAGAAATAAAGAGCTACCATCTGATAGACCTGTCGGAGCTGGAGTCCCTGTACCCCAACTCCGCGGCCCCGGGCGGGGCTTCGCACGATGGGAACAGCTCCGTCTCTCTGCTGGATGAAGAGCTCATGTCATTAGGTTTGTGTTTTCCTCAGGCCCTTTCACTGCAGAGGCCAAAACAAGATGGATCATACTTTTAAAATGCACTAAATTGGATAATTAAtgcccctgtttgtttgtttttttttactcttgATGGGTGTATCGAAATTGGTCTGTAGTCAGTTTGGGCCTGTTGCAGGTTACAGTGATCGTACTGTGTACCTCTTATTTTCCTCCCTGACTACTCTAGTCCAGCCACTGAGTGATAATGCCAGGTGTATTAATTGCTGAAATATTTCTAAATCTGACTTCCATTTGTTTAGGTCTAAACGACCCCCCACTGACGCAGAATTCGAGAACACACGGCGTGGAACTGACCAAGGTAGGGGTTTAGTCTCTTCTTATTAGATTATAAAGTATAAATCACAAGTCCATTTCCATTTAGCCCCCTGGCATCCCATTCTGTAGACTTAATTGATCTGTCATACTATtgtgagtttgtttttaattgagtgTAGAGCAGCTGAATTCCCAGAGAGTCTGAAACAGCGGTGCGATTGCACGGCCAATTAATACCCCACCTGGATAGTCGTTAAGAGGAGAGTTTTTCTTTGGGACTAATTTCCTTCACTCCTGTCCACTCTCGCCAGCCTTCAAGTTTCCTGGGACAAAGCCCTGGGTTCAGTGCCAAGGTGGAGGAGGGTAGGGTGGGCAGCATACTGACCGCACGTGGCTGCAGTGGAGACGGCGGCCAGGGCACAAGAGTGCAGGGGGCCCAGGGCTGGGCCCAGGACAGCAACTGGTAAGACACGGGCAGACACAGGTCCGGCCATTTCCGCTAGATTAAGAACTGCGACTTCCTGTTCTGCACTATGGTCAGAAACCCTGTAATGTCACTGTGAGCAAGTCTGTGCCcacgtgtgtgtttatatatccTGCATAAGGGTTTCTAAAGCAAAAATAACATTGATAATAATTACTGAATTAACTAATTAAGTTCGTTTGTGCTGGAACTTTTCTTCCTAGTTAACttcttttgattttaattatatcactttgttttctttcgTTATAGGCCAGTCCTCCAGCCCATGTCTTTGAATCAGCCAATCATGAGCTCAGCAACACACTCCATATCTGAAGGCCGGCCTCAGGAAAAGTCCTTTTCAGACGTCTTTGTTTCACTGGAATCCATTAAACCGAGTGAGTCGACCTGCAGAGAACATTGACTGTAACCTGCAAACATGACGGAACCAGTTTAACCCATTGTCCTCTTTCATTTTCCCACCATTATTTGGTTGGGTAAGCggaacagaaataaaatgatgatgatgagatcACGATGAGCACATATGAATCTTCTACATGGCCAGACTTTCATGTACATGTTGTAAAGTGCAGTTGCCAGGTTGACTAGCCTCTGTGTCTGTTCACCGCAGGCAGCATCCCGCCCGTCACCGCCTACGATCAGAACGGCTTCAGGGTGATGCTCCACTTCGCCAGAGACAGTCCGGTGGGGAGACCGGACATTGCCGTCATCGTGATCTCGATGCTGAGCACCTCCCCGCAGCCCGTGAAGGAGATTGTTTTCCAAGCTGCCGTGCCAAAGGTGAGAAACATTCACGTTACATCTCGTCGGCAGTTTTCTCTGTGTGGGTTTCTCACTCTGATGTTctgttcaaatgttttaatcCAGTCGAGATGAAACCTTTAAAACCTTTGGGCTGGTTTCCCAGACCCATATTAGCACTGGTTATGGACTAAATGATGTTAGTTTAGCTTGAGAATTCCTAGATTAGAGCAAATCGCCTTCTGTGAAACCAGACTCTTCAGATATCTTCAGCTTTCTCTTATCTGACATTGTGCTTGTGAAATTTTCTAGTTAGTTGCCTTCATTCTAAGTGCCCCATTGTGTTAAACTAGCTGCCCCCTCCATCCGTTCACACCCGCTGTCGTGTCTTGCAGACAATGAGAGTCAGACTGCAGTCAGCGACCAGCTCCGAGCTCCCGGCCTACAACCCCCTTCACCCCCCGGCCGTCATCTCTCAGGTCATGCTGCTGTCCAACCCGCAGAAGGTGAGAGTCTCCTGTACGCACTGCTCGCCTATGTGTGGGAGGCACATCTGTTTCGCATTTGGAAATGTGATGTAAATGTCATTTAGGCTCTTCAGAGGCCCACGAGCGAGTGCCCATTTTCTCTCGCAATATTAAAGCAATACGTTACGCTGGGAAACGCTGTCAGGCCGCGGCACTTTCCGGCTCCATAAAAACCGTAATAACTGATGCCACAGAATAAGACGCGCTTCATAAAGAAGGGCACGATCTTTAGACTTGTTCTTTCTCTGCTACTCATCCTCACAAGACAACTCGAAGGAAAATACGTAGGGATCTACAACGGCGTAGTCTTCTGACGATTCGTTTAGATCTCGGATGATCTTAGTATTGTTAACTCTAACTGTAATAACCAAGGAGAATTGCTTTTGTTTATAATTGTTATTCCCAGACGATGACATATTTTTGGCAGATTAGATGCTGTCGTTAGTCTCAATGTTTTATGTCTACAGTTTAAAGATGTTGTGATGGGGGGGTGTTTACTAAAGAAATAAGAGTAAGTGAGCTAAGAAGTGAGCTCAAGACATATAACAAATGCTTAATGAGGCAGTTCCTGAAAAACTGTTATCGTACCCCCCATGCCCCCTTCTAGACCCAAATAAATCATTTACCAACCCGAGGCATGCTTCAACAATGGTTTTGCCTACTAACATGGACTCGTAGGGGGCCAATTAAAACCCAATTATTGTGTTAATCCATGGCATATATTGCTGTGTGCTTTGTTAGATCAGCATTGCACTTGTTTCTTGCGGCAGTCTAACACTGTAGGTATTTTGCATTAACTCTGTGTGGTATTAAtggtatgttttctttttttggattCCTTTGATAGAATACATATACGAGAGTTTTGATGAAGGGATTGGAAATTATACTGTTTATATCATTGTGTAAATGTACAGAGAAGTGATactacacaatatatattgttgttctgCAAAAGCTGCAAACATGTGTCCATCATTGATTTACAATGGCAGATGTATAAGAAGAACTGACGTATAAGACATGGCATGCCTTCTCTTGGGATCTCAATGCAACTGCTCAGTAGTTACGTGTTTTGGTTGACCTTCGTTTGTGTTTTCTCTCCAGGGTAAAGTGAGGTTAAGGTACAAGCTCACCTTCACCCACGGAGACCAGAAGATCTCTGAGCTGGGAGAGGTGGACAACTTCCCTGATGTGGGGTGGTCCTGGACGGGCTTCTGAAGGACACCACTTAGATTACTGTGCCTGTTTTAAACGGGCTGGAAAAGTTATCAGAGTTCACCTGTGTGGGAAGTACTGGCCAAACGAGAAGATATCGCGGTGTGAACTTTAGCAAGGACTTTGATGTTAACGTTTATAATATGAAAAAGCCAaagacactttttattttattttattttttacatgcaAGGATGCAGGGATGTTTCTGCTGCATTAGGTATGGCACGGTGTCTATAAAAAGTGTGTGGCTgcgacagaataacaaaaagatTCCCAATAGGCGGGTGCTTTAGGACATGGTAGGACTGCTGATGTTATACG
This sequence is a window from Amia ocellicauda isolate fAmiCal2 chromosome 17, fAmiCal2.hap1, whole genome shotgun sequence. Protein-coding genes within it:
- the LOC136713272 gene encoding ADP-ribosylation factor-binding protein GGA1 codes for the protein MDMAAEEVGETLVSWLNKATDPNNQGENWEGIQGFCEQVNKEPEGPQTAIRLLAHKIKSPQEKESLQALTVLEACMNSCGKQFHTEAGKFRFLNELIKVLSPKYLGTWSSEKVKEKVTEVLYGWTVWLPDEVKIKEAYQMLKKQGIVKKDPKLSEKILMAPLPPRTQGSVFDDEDKSKLLARLLKSTHPDDLQAANRLIKNTIKEEQEKMEKVSKRITAMEEVENNTKLLKEMLENYRRHRVSDSDRDIMKSLYERCEKLRPTLFRLASDTVDNDDALAEILHANEKLTSVVNLYQELVKSREVNGHGVVEHSDHKAKDPQSPKEIKSYHLIDLSELESLYPNSAAPGGASHDGNSSVSLLDEELMSLGLNDPPLTQNSRTHGVELTKPSSFLGQSPGFSAKVEEGRVGSILTARGCSGDGGQGTRVQGAQGWAQDSNWPVLQPMSLNQPIMSSATHSISEGRPQEKSFSDVFVSLESIKPSSIPPVTAYDQNGFRVMLHFARDSPVGRPDIAVIVISMLSTSPQPVKEIVFQAAVPKTMRVRLQSATSSELPAYNPLHPPAVISQVMLLSNPQKGKVRLRYKLTFTHGDQKISELGEVDNFPDVGWSWTGF